The sequence below is a genomic window from Streptomyces sp. NBC_00582.
TGCAACTCGGTGACGGCCGAGCGCTGCCGAGCACGGTGACCATCTGGACCGCCGGGTTCGGCGTGCCGGACCTGGCCACGCGCAGCGGGCTGAGCACCGACACCCTGGGCCGCCTGCTCACCGACGAGACGTTGACGAGCGTGGACGACGAGCGCATCGTCGCGGCGGGGGATTCGGCGGCACCGTCGGACATGCCGCTGCGAATGAGCTGCCAGACCGCTCGTCCGCTGGGAGCGCACGCTGCCGATACGGTCCTGGCCCGGATCGCGGGTGCGCAGCCCGAGGCCATCAACGTGGGTTTCTTCGGCCAGTGCATCGCCCTGGGCCGTCGCGCCGCCACCGTACAGATCGCCTCCAAGGACGACACCGCGAACAGGTACTACATCGGCGGCCGCCTTGCCGCAGGGATCAAGGAGCGCGCTTGCACAGGCGTCGTCAAGGAACTGGTGGACGAGGCACGCAAGCCCGGCTCGTTCACCTGGGGGTTCAGGGACGACAAGCGCCGGCAGCTGCTGCGAGCCAAGCGCGCTGAGCAGCTGTCCACCGCTGAACCAACATCAGCCAATCATTGACGATCGGCCGGGTCGACGACTCAGGACTCCGGACGTGGCCGAGAACGTCGAGCTCGCCGAGAGCGTGTCGATGGCGCTCATGCTCGGCGAGGACGCCCTGGTTGCCGAGGCCGACCCACTGGGAGAACCGGTTGAACGACTCGACCTTGTTCGTCGCCGCGGTCACCCGCCGGTGAAGCGGCGCGTCCGAGAGGCAGCGCAGCAGCCGCACCGTGCGGGTCACGCGGCCGACCTCGCGGAACGCGGTGTAGGTGGAATTCTTGTGCGACCCGGAGCGCAGCCGCTTGAGCAGCGTGGAGGAGTAGATGGCGCCCTCGCGTACGGACACGGCCACTCGCATGTGGACAGCGCCGCCGTCCACCGGGTGCCGAAGTGGCTGGCGCCGGTCATGCCGACGGAGCCGTTCGCGCCGGGAAGGGCGGCAGTCCACCGTACGGTGTCGTACCCGTCGCTCGGTCCCGGGGCGGTCACCCGACGGCGTTCAGCACATCGGCCAGTACGTCGGGGCGTTCGAGGGCGATGAAGTGGCCGGCCTTCGGCACGTGGATGAAGTCGGCGGCAGGCAGCAGCTGCTCGTTGGCCTCCCGGTCCGAGGGCCGGGACCAGTCCTTCTCCCCGTAGACGAAGTGGATGGGAGCCTTGACCTCGGGGTACCGGGAGCGGGCCGCGATGAGGCTGGGCAGGGCCTGGTACACGCCACGGGCGACGGACGGGTAGCCGGTACGTCGGCCCACCTGGAGCAGCTCGTCCACGTAGTCCTCGCGCAGGGCGCTCTTGTCGCCCAGGCCGCCCTGAAAGATCTTGGTGAGCGCGGGCTTGGGCTCCACCCCGGCGATCACCGGGCCCACCCCGGGGGCGAGGACACCGCTGACCACCACGCGGGCGAGGAGGCCGGAGCGGGCGATCCCGCCGCGGAAGTCGTAGGCGTTGACTGCGACGACGCGTCTGACGCGCTCGGGGAGATCGGCCGCGGTGGTCAGGGCGAGCACCGCCCCCATGGACTCTCCGACCAGCGTGACGTCGTGGAGGTCGAGTTGGGTAAGGAGCCGCTTGACGCCCTCGCGCATGGCCGGCTCGTCATAGGAGGCGCCGGGCACGATCTCCGAGTAGCCCATCCCCGGCAGGTCGAGGGCGTACACCGTGTACTGGTTCGCCATCATCGGGATGAGGAGGCGGAAGTGCTCGGCCTGGGTGCGCACCGTGTGGAGCAGGACCAGGGGAGCTCCGCTGCCCGCCTTGAGGTAGCGCAGCGTTCCCTCGCGGCTGTGTCCCGCGCGCGGGGCGATGGTGTGGCTGGTGGTCCCCGGGATGTGAATCGTGGGACGTGATTCCTGGCTGGGCATCTGTCTGTGTCTCCCTGTGCTACTTGGCCAGCTGCGGGTACAGCCCGGCCAGGTCTCCGGCCAGGCCCGTCCTGACCTGGCGTGTGATGGCGTCGGCGAGGACCTCGTACGCGCCGGTCTCGATGCCGTCGAGGGCGAGTGCGGCGATGTCGCGCGGGTCGGACTTGGGCGCTTCCACGCCCGCTGCCAGGTCCGTGTCGACGTAGCCCATGTGCAGTCCGGTGACGGCGATGCCGCGCGGCTGGAGCTCCAGGCGCAGGGAGTTGGTCTGCGACCACAGGGCGGCCTTGGAGGCGCTGTAGGAGTTGCCGAGGGCCAGCCAGGACAGCACGGAGTGCACGTTGAGGATGTGGCCGCCGCCGTTGCCCTCGATGACCGGTACGAAGGCCCGGGTGAGCAGGAGCGGGCCGTAGAAGTTGGTCTCGAACTCCCGGCGGACGTCGTCGACCGGGGAGTCGAGGAAGGAGGCGCCGACCGCGGCACCCGCGTTGTTGATGAGCACGGTGACGTCCTGCGCCTGTGCGGCGGCCGCCGCCACGGAGTCCGGGTCGGTGACCTCCAGCGCCACCGGGACGGCGTCGGGGTGCGTCACCGTGCGCGGGTCGCGGGCCGTGGCGTACACCTTGCCGGCACCGCGCGCGTACAGCTCTTCCACCAGCGCCTTTCCGATGCCCCGGCTGCCACCGGTAACGAAGACGTGGGCGCCCTTCAAAGCGGTCATGACTTCCTCCACAAGAACCAGAAACCGATCGGTCTCCATCACAGTAAACCGATCGGTTTCCATGCGCAAGCCTGACACCGGCCGCGGAGAACTTCCGCACCCGCCCCCTGGAAACCGATCGGTTTTTATTTACCTCCCTTTGGGTTAATCTCGCCGTATGAGCACTGAAGTGAAACTGAGCCCCAGGGAGCGGCTGCTGGAGGCGGCGGCCACACTCACCTACCGAGACGGTGTCGGCGTCGGCGTCGAGGCGCTGTGCAAGGCGGCCGGAGTGTCGAAGCGCTCCATGTACCAGCTGTTCCAGAGCAAGGACGAACTGCTGGCGGCGAGCCTGGAGCGGCGCACTTCCGCCTATGTGGCGGCACTGCTGCCTGCGGCGGACGACGACCGTTCGCCCAGGGAGCGGATCCTGCACGTCTTCGGGCAAGTGGAATCACAGTCGCGCGCGCCCGAGTTCTATGGCTGCCCCTTCCTGGCCGCCCAGGTCGAGCTCAAGGATCAGAGCCACCCGGCGAGCCGGGTCGCCCACGCGGTGAAGGCCAACCTGACCTCCTTCTTCCGTGCCGAGGCCGAACAGGGCGGGGCGCGCGATCCCGGTCTGCTGGCCCGGCAGCTCAGCCTGGTCTTCGACGGTGGCAGCGCCCGCGCGGGCATCGGAGCTGATGAACTGGCGGGGCTCATCACGCCCACGGTGGTCACCCTGCTCGACGCGGCGGGCGTGCGCTGAGGGGCCACCCCTCCGGAACGCTTCCCGGCCGGCCTGTGTCCGGCCGGGGCCCCTTGGCCGCAAGAGTGGTGCCGGGCATGCCGCAGGCGAGGGAGTCTGCGGTCCGGTCGGCATCGGCGCCCCCGTGACAGATGCACGGGCTGCGGGATCCTCTTCCGGCTGTCCCGGACGAGCTTGCCGATCAGTCATCGCCCTGTGCTGCGGAGGCTGCCGCGACGGCATGTCCCTGCTGGCCTCAGAGCGCCGCTCTGAAGCGCGGCCGCATCATCAACATCTCGTCCGTACCCGGATTCCTGCCCCAGCCGTTCATGGCCGTCTGCACCGCCTCCAAGCACGCGATCGAGGGCTACTCCGAGTCCCTGGACCACGAGATCCGCGAACACGGCATCCGGTCGATCCTCGCCCAACACGCCTACACCAGGACCGGGTTCGAGGCCAACAGTACGAAGCCGGACATCCCGCTGCACGCCTACGCGAAGCAGCGGCAGACCGTCGACCGCGGGCTGGCGGAGGCGACCAGGAACGGCGACGCCCCTGCCGTCGTCGCCAAGGCGATCGGACGTCCGGCGAAGACCGTGCGGTGGGCTCTGGCGAACCATCCGCGCAGGCGGGAGCCGGCGGCAGCCTGGGTCGCTGAGTGGTCCGGAGCGGAACAAGGCCGCCGAGGATGAGGGCCTGCGGCCGGCCTGGTCGCTTTACCTGGCGTTGCGAATATGTGGCGACACCGGCCGACAATGGTCCGCGCCCGCCGGCGCCGGCCTGGTGGCCGTCCAAACCGGCGGACGGGGCGACGTCACGCAGGGACGACGAGCGGCGGGTGCTCGAGCACGCGGGGCCGGTACTCGACCAGCTGGATACGGCCGTCGAAGGTGCGGTGCTCGATCATCTCGAGGGCAACGTCCGGATAGCCGTCGTAGATGCGTTCTTCGCCCGTGGCCCCGGTGATCACTGGGAACATCACGACCCGGAAGCGGTCGACGAGTCCGGCTCGTAGCAGGGACCGGCACAGGCTGAGGCTGCCGATCGTGCTGAGGAGCTCCGAGCCACTCGACTTCATGGCGCGGACTGCCTCGACGGCGTCGTCGCGGACCAGGGTGGAATTGGCCCACGTCAGCGGCTCCTCGAGTGAGGAGGAGAACACCACCTTGGAGGCTTGCGTGAGCTCGTCGACGGACGCCTCTTCTTCGGGCCTGAACTCGTCTTGGCCCTTCGGGACCTCGCCTGCGGCGAAGCCCGACATCAGGCGGTAGGTGTTCGCTCCCATCAGGTAGGTGGCCTCGGGCTGCTCGCCGAGCCATGCGAGGTACTCCGGGCCCTCGAGGCCCCAGAACCCGGGCCACCCCTCTCCTGATGCGTGGCCGTCGAGGGAGGTGATGAAGTCGACGAGAAGCTCCGACATGGCGGTGTCCCTAAGAATGTGAGGCGGTCCGGGAGGACCGGGTGTGGCTGATGGCGGGTTGTCGCTTGTGACTCGAAAGGAATGGCCGCCCGGTCCTCCAGGACGCTCCGACCACTGATTGAGAACTGCGGTCATCGCTGGTTAGGGACCTGTCGGCGGGGTGTTCTTCGGACCGTGAACTGCCGGTCATGAGGAAGATGGAGCGACGGCTTTGAGCACGTCTGGCAGGCGGATATGGGTCGGCGTCGATGCCGGCAAGGGGCATCACTGGGCGGTTGCGGTCGATGCCGACGGCGAGACGCTGTTCTCGACGAAGGTGATCAACGACGAGGCCCAGATCCTCACTCTCATCGAGACGGCCCGTGAGCGGGCTGAAGAGGTGCGGTGGGCGGTGGACATCTCCGGCCGGGCCTCCACCCTGCTGCTGGCCCTGCTGGTCGCCCACGGGCAGCAGGTCGTCTACGTCCCCGGCCGGACGGTCAACCGCATGTCCGGCGCCTACAAGGGCGAGGGCAAGACCGATGCCAAGGACGCACGTGTCATCGCTGACCAGGCCAGAATGCGACGGGACTTCGCCCCGCTGGACACGCCCCCGGAGCTGGTCTCCACCCTGCGGGTGCTGACGAACCATCGGGCAGACCTGATCGCCGACCGCGTCCGCCTGATCAACCGGCTTCGCGACCTGCTGGTGGGCATCTGCCCCGCGCTGGAGCGGGCCTTCGACTACTCCGCGGCCAAAGGCCCGGTCGTCATGCTGACCGAGTACCAGACCCCGGCCGCCCTGCGTCGGATCGGCGTCAAGCGGCTGACGACCTGGCTGGAACGCCGCAAGGTCCGCGGCGCTGTCGACGTCGCGGCCAAGGCCGTCGAGGCCGCCCAGTCCCAGCAGCTCGCGCTTCCCGGCGAGAAACGGGCCGCGCAGCTGGTCTGCGACCTCGCCCACGAGCTCCTGGCCCTGGACGAGCGGATCAAGGACAACGACCGGAAGATCCGCGAGACCTTCCGCACCGACGACCGTGCCGAGATCATCGAGTCCATGCCCGGCATGGGCCCCATCCTCGGGGCCGAGTTCATCGCCATCGTCGGGGACCTGTCCGGCTACCGCGACGCCGGCCGTCTGGCCTCGCACGCCGGCCTGGCCCCGGTCGCCCGCGACTCCGGCCGCCGCACCGGCAACTACCACCGGCCCAAGCGCTACAACCGGCGCCTGCGGCACATCTTCTACATGGCCGCGCAGACGGCGATGATGCGACCCGGACCTTCCCGGGACTACTACCTCAAGAAGCGGGCCGAGGGACTGCTGCACACGCAGGCCCTCCTCTCGCTTGCCCGCCGCCGGGTCGACGTGCTCTGGGCGATCCTGCGTGACAAGAGGCTGTTCACCTCCGCCCCACCGGTCACGCAGGCGCCTTGACGCGATCATTGAGATTCCCTCGGGGCGAGTCGTTGTGCGGTCCGGGCTGGTTCATGGTCCAGTGGCGCTGGCTCTTCCCGCCGGTGAGGTCGCGGGCCACGGAGAGCGGCGAGTTGTTGCCTGCCGTTCGCCGACAGCCACCCGTACGCCCCGCCGGGGGAGAGGACCCGGACGGCCGGACCCAGCCCCCCTTCCTCGCAGGCGTGGCGAACCGAGGGGTGTCCTCGTGACCCGCGTCCACCACGCGCACGCGTCTCCTGCCCGGCCCAGGGGAGGGAAGCGGCCAAAAGCGCTGGCTACGGGCGTGTTGCCGCCTCGTAAAGCCCCATGTGATCGCCCGCGCGCGACCGCGACGGAAGCGAGCCCGGGTCACCGGATTCCGGACATTGATCTCCGCTCTGATGACATGTGCCTTTCAGGCTGAAACGATCTCCTCAGCGCCCGGGCACAACGCACATCTCGTCGGCGGAGGCCCTTCCGGTCTCCGCTCTCATTCTCATCGGCTGGCATCACCCAGTCGTGTCAAAGGAGTTGCAGCGTGACGGACATCTTCCGCACTACCGGGGCACAAACGTCCTGGAGCGGAACGACTTCGCCTCAGCGTTCCCCTTCCGCCCGCCGTACCGCCTCCGTCCGTCGGCCCATGACGATGGTCGCCGCCGGCGCGATGATCGCACTTCTCGGGACGGCGCTCCCCGCCGCCGGCGCCCCCCTGACGGCGGGCGACGCGGACAGATCACCGCGGCAGATCGCAGCGGAACCCAGACCCGGCGCCAGAGCGGTCCAACTCCCCTCGGGGGAGCGCGCGAAGATGCTCAAGGCGGCGGCCGACGGGGGCTCCGCAACGGCCCGTTCACTGGGACTGGGCAAGCAGGAGAAGCTGATTCCGAAGGATGTCGTCAAGGACGCCGACGGCACCGTCCACACCCGCTACGAGCGCACCTTCGCCGGACTGCCCGTTCTAGGGGGCGACTTGGTGGTGCACGAGCGCGGCGAGTCCAGCAGTGTCACCAAGGCGTCGCAAGCGGCGATCTCCGTCCCGACGACCGACGCGGCCTTCTCCGCCGCGAAGGCGGAGAAATCGGCCCTGGCCGCCGCGGAGCAGCAGGACACCGGCAAGGCCACCGTGAAGCAAGAACCCCGGCTGGTCGTATGGGCGGGAGACGGTGAGCCGAAACTGGCCTGGGAAAACGTTGTCACCGGTGTGCGGGAGGACGGCACCCCGAGTCGTCTGCACGTCCTGACCGACGCCGGGAACGGCTCCCGGCTGATGAGCCACGAGGAGGTCCAGACAGGCGAGGGGATCAGCCGATACAACGGCAGGGTCCAGGTCGCGAGCGTGCGGAGCGCCGACCACTTCGAACTGACCGACTCTCAGCGCGGCGGCCACCAGACGTACGACGCTGCCGGGACCTACGGAAAGGGCGCGCTGGTCACCGACGACGACGACGTCTGGGGCGACGGGACTGCGGCCAACGGCCAGACGGCGGCCGTGGACGCCGCCTACGGCGTGGCGAAGACATGGGACTTCTACCACGACCGGTTCGGCCGTAACGGCATAGCCGACGACGGCCGCGGCGCCTACTCCCGCGTGCACTTCGGCGTCGGCTACGCCAACGCCTTCTGGCTCGACGAATGCTTCTGCATGACCTACGGAGACGGACGCACCAACGACAGGCCGGTCACCGAACTCGACATCGCGGGCCACGAGATGACCCACGGCGTGACCTCGGCCACCGCGGGCCTGCTGTACTCCGGAGAGTCCGGCGGGCTGAACGAGGCCACCAGCGACATCCTGGGCACCGCCGTCGAGTTCTTCGCGAACAGCGCAGCCGACGTGCCCGACTACCGGATCGGCGAGCTGATCGACCTGCGCGGGACCGGAGAGCCGCTGCGCCACATGGATCAGCCCTCCAAGGAGATCAACCCCGCCGGCACCTCCCAGGACTACTGGACCACCCAGACCAAAAAGCTCGACCCCCACTTCAGCTCCGGCGTGGGCAACCACTTCTTCTATCTGCTCGCCGAGGGCAGCGGGAAGAAGACCATCAACGGCATCGCCTACGACAGCCCCACCTATGACGGTCTGCCGGTCTCCGGCATCGGTCTGCAGAACGCCACCAACGTCTGGTACCGGGCGCTGACCCGCTACATGACCAGCACCACCGACTACGCGGGCGCCCGCACCGCCACCCTCCAGGCGGCGGCGGACCTGTTCGGCGTCTCCAGCGACGCGTACGAGGCCGTCGGCAACGCCTGGGCCGCCGTCGCCGTCGGCCCCCGCTATGTGAACCACATCGCCGCGAAGCCCCTCTCCACCCGTGCCGTGGCCGTCGGGCAGGCGGTCACCCGGCAGGTCGAGGCGACGACGACCCGCCCCGGCGGGCTGACCTACTCCGCCACCGGTCTGCCCACCGGTCTGTCGATCGACCCCTCGACCGGACTGATCTCCGGCACACCGACCGCGGCCGGCGCATTCGACACGTCCGTCGTCATCAGGAACTCCGCGGCGGAGACGCTGACCCTGCCCTTCGTCTGGACCGTCTACGCCTCCGGCGGCGGCTACTTCACGAACCCCAACCGGTACGACATCCCCAACTGGGCGACCATCGAGTCCCCGATCACCGTCACCGGGCACGACGGGAACGCGCCCGGCGACCTGAAGGTAACCGTCGATCTGGTGCATGACTTCATCGGCGGCCAGGTCATCAGCCTGGTCAGCGAGGACGGCACCGTGCTGCTCGTGAAGGACTTCGTCTGGGACACGGGCACGGAACTGCACAAGACGTTCACGGTCGACGCGTCCGCGATCCCCGCCGACGGCACCTGGAAGCTCAGGGTCACGGACAACACCCCCGGCATCTTCACCGTCGACCCCGGCTACCTCGACAGCTGGAGCCTCACCTTCTGACATCCCGCCCCGCCGAGCCCACCGCCGTGGTGGGCTTGGCGTCGTGTCCCCGTAACGCCTGGCTGAACGACGGCCAGTGGGCGTGGGCGCCGCGAAGACCGGTGGATCCTTGCCGGCCTGATGCCGGCTGCGCGGGCGTACGGCGTCCCGGTACTCGACGGGCACACGCAACTCGTTGCCCCGGCGCCTTGTCGGCGATCGCATTCCACCGTACGAGCCGTCCCGCACCCGGTGGCGGCGGCAGTCCGGGGCACCGTGCGGCTGACCGCGGACCTGGAGGCGACTGGCGCGAGGGGTACCAGGGCCGTCAGTGGACTCGACCTCGCACCGCCGGGCCGACGAACTGCACCTTGCTCGAACCGTCGCCCACGATGTCTATGATGTGGGGCCGTACGGATGGACCCAACCCACCCTTCACGTCACGATGGTGTCGGCCTCGCGATCACGGGTTGCGGTGTCGGGTTCGGGGCTGACCTCGACTCGGTCGGCGTCCTGTCGAGCCCGTGGTCGGCGGCGACATCGGCGCGGGCGTTGGGATGGGAGCGGGGTTCTGTTGAGGATGCGGACTTGGCTGGGGGCGCTGTCCGGAAGGGGACGGCCCCGTACAGCGGGTGAGACCTCGCTGGAGAGCCGGGCGGAGATCTCACCCGAGGAGCGGGCGGTGCTGCTCGTCCGAATTCTCGACGATCCTGCAGCGCGCGAGGACGAGAAGTCGGACGCCGCGATGTACCTGGAGGACTTCTCCGGCCCCCTTGTCGAATCCTGCCTGATCCGGATCATCCGCGCCGAGGATTTCACCAGCGTGCTGGCCCAGGAGTGTGCGGAGTCCCTCGCCGGGATCTGGGCCAGGACCGGCCGAGTGGACCCCGCCTTCATGGCAGAGCTGCGCGGTCCGGCGATGGACGAGGTCTTCGGCATCCTCGGCGCCCGCGCCCCGCACCTGCTGCCCCCTGACACTCGCTAGGAGCTGTTCGGAGTTCGGATCTTCCAAGCCGACCGCCGACCGCCTGCACGCCCTGCTTCCTCACGTCCGGCCGGATCTGTGTGGCCGTGGAAAGTGACCCGGCGAAGTCGGCTGCCCTGCCTACGTATTGACGCACAATGGGCTTGAATCGATGGCGTGTGCGCACCGTTCACCTCGCTGGGGGAGCCGAGTGACCATGAATATGTCTGCTCCGACCTCGACATACGGCTGGTGACGTGACACATGGCCTACACCGGTACCCTCACCGACGCCGATGCCGCTCTGATCGCCAGGACGAGCGAGGAGTGGATGACCGCGGGCCGGTCCACCGAGCGCTGCGACCGCCCCGTGGCGGAGGCCGCGGTGGCTGCCGCCTACGCCGAGGCGGGCCTTGTCCCACCGCGGACCGTCGTATGGATGGACTCGCCGTTGGGCGGCGCGCTCGCCGCTCGAGCGATCCGCCACGCGGTGCCGGTCGGCGAGTTGCGACAGCTTGTCGTCGGTGCGCTGCCGGACGCTGTGCTGGACCGGGTGGAAAGCCGGCTGGTCCAACAGATCCCGGAGCGGCCGGACGAGCCGCACGACGCGACGGATCCTGACAGCACGATCGACCTGGCCGAACTGAAGTCGCAGATGTTCCGCGCGTTCTACGGGCTGGACAGCCCGAGGGAACCTCTGTGGGGCCCGCTGTCGGAACATTTGCGTAGTCGGCTGGAGGCCCGGCTCGGCGGCCCCCTCCACGATCCCTTCGGGGTCGTGGAACCG
It includes:
- a CDS encoding Tn3 family transposase; its protein translation is MSVREGAIYSSTLLKRLRSGSHKNSTYTAFREVGRVTRTVRLLRCLSDAPLHRRVTAATNKVESFNRFSQWVGLGNQGVLAEHERHRHALGELDVLGHVRSPESSTRPIVNDWLMLVQRWTAAQRAWLAAAAGACRP
- a CDS encoding CocE/NonD family hydrolase — translated: MTAPGPSDGYDTVRWTAALPGANGSVGMTGASHFGTRWTAALSTCEWPCPYARAPSTPPRCSSGCAPGRTRIPPTPRSARSAA
- a CDS encoding alpha/beta fold hydrolase — protein: MPSQESRPTIHIPGTTSHTIAPRAGHSREGTLRYLKAGSGAPLVLLHTVRTQAEHFRLLIPMMANQYTVYALDLPGMGYSEIVPGASYDEPAMREGVKRLLTQLDLHDVTLVGESMGAVLALTTAADLPERVRRVVAVNAYDFRGGIARSGLLARVVVSGVLAPGVGPVIAGVEPKPALTKIFQGGLGDKSALREDYVDELLQVGRRTGYPSVARGVYQALPSLIAARSRYPEVKAPIHFVYGEKDWSRPSDREANEQLLPAADFIHVPKAGHFIALERPDVLADVLNAVG
- a CDS encoding SDR family oxidoreductase, which gives rise to MTALKGAHVFVTGGSRGIGKALVEELYARGAGKVYATARDPRTVTHPDAVPVALEVTDPDSVAAAAAQAQDVTVLINNAGAAVGASFLDSPVDDVRREFETNFYGPLLLTRAFVPVIEGNGGGHILNVHSVLSWLALGNSYSASKAALWSQTNSLRLELQPRGIAVTGLHMGYVDTDLAAGVEAPKSDPRDIAALALDGIETGAYEVLADAITRQVRTGLAGDLAGLYPQLAK
- a CDS encoding TetR/AcrR family transcriptional regulator, which gives rise to MSTEVKLSPRERLLEAAATLTYRDGVGVGVEALCKAAGVSKRSMYQLFQSKDELLAASLERRTSAYVAALLPAADDDRSPRERILHVFGQVESQSRAPEFYGCPFLAAQVELKDQSHPASRVAHAVKANLTSFFRAEAEQGGARDPGLLARQLSLVFDGGSARAGIGADELAGLITPTVVTLLDAAGVR
- a CDS encoding SDR family NAD(P)-dependent oxidoreductase, which translates into the protein MHGLRDPLPAVPDELADQSSPCAAEAAATACPCWPQSAALKRGRIINISSVPGFLPQPFMAVCTASKHAIEGYSESLDHEIREHGIRSILAQHAYTRTGFEANSTKPDIPLHAYAKQRQTVDRGLAEATRNGDAPAVVAKAIGRPAKTVRWALANHPRRREPAAAWVAEWSGAEQGRRG
- a CDS encoding dihydrofolate reductase family protein, with the translated sequence MSELLVDFITSLDGHASGEGWPGFWGLEGPEYLAWLGEQPEATYLMGANTYRLMSGFAAGEVPKGQDEFRPEEEASVDELTQASKVVFSSSLEEPLTWANSTLVRDDAVEAVRAMKSSGSELLSTIGSLSLCRSLLRAGLVDRFRVVMFPVITGATGEERIYDGYPDVALEMIEHRTFDGRIQLVEYRPRVLEHPPLVVPA
- a CDS encoding IS110 family transposase is translated as MSTSGRRIWVGVDAGKGHHWAVAVDADGETLFSTKVINDEAQILTLIETARERAEEVRWAVDISGRASTLLLALLVAHGQQVVYVPGRTVNRMSGAYKGEGKTDAKDARVIADQARMRRDFAPLDTPPELVSTLRVLTNHRADLIADRVRLINRLRDLLVGICPALERAFDYSAAKGPVVMLTEYQTPAALRRIGVKRLTTWLERRKVRGAVDVAAKAVEAAQSQQLALPGEKRAAQLVCDLAHELLALDERIKDNDRKIRETFRTDDRAEIIESMPGMGPILGAEFIAIVGDLSGYRDAGRLASHAGLAPVARDSGRRTGNYHRPKRYNRRLRHIFYMAAQTAMMRPGPSRDYYLKKRAEGLLHTQALLSLARRRVDVLWAILRDKRLFTSAPPVTQAP
- a CDS encoding M4 family metallopeptidase gives rise to the protein MTMVAAGAMIALLGTALPAAGAPLTAGDADRSPRQIAAEPRPGARAVQLPSGERAKMLKAAADGGSATARSLGLGKQEKLIPKDVVKDADGTVHTRYERTFAGLPVLGGDLVVHERGESSSVTKASQAAISVPTTDAAFSAAKAEKSALAAAEQQDTGKATVKQEPRLVVWAGDGEPKLAWENVVTGVREDGTPSRLHVLTDAGNGSRLMSHEEVQTGEGISRYNGRVQVASVRSADHFELTDSQRGGHQTYDAAGTYGKGALVTDDDDVWGDGTAANGQTAAVDAAYGVAKTWDFYHDRFGRNGIADDGRGAYSRVHFGVGYANAFWLDECFCMTYGDGRTNDRPVTELDIAGHEMTHGVTSATAGLLYSGESGGLNEATSDILGTAVEFFANSAADVPDYRIGELIDLRGTGEPLRHMDQPSKEINPAGTSQDYWTTQTKKLDPHFSSGVGNHFFYLLAEGSGKKTINGIAYDSPTYDGLPVSGIGLQNATNVWYRALTRYMTSTTDYAGARTATLQAAADLFGVSSDAYEAVGNAWAAVAVGPRYVNHIAAKPLSTRAVAVGQAVTRQVEATTTRPGGLTYSATGLPTGLSIDPSTGLISGTPTAAGAFDTSVVIRNSAAETLTLPFVWTVYASGGGYFTNPNRYDIPNWATIESPITVTGHDGNAPGDLKVTVDLVHDFIGGQVISLVSEDGTVLLVKDFVWDTGTELHKTFTVDASAIPADGTWKLRVTDNTPGIFTVDPGYLDSWSLTF
- a CDS encoding DUF6745 domain-containing protein, with translation MAYTGTLTDADAALIARTSEEWMTAGRSTERCDRPVAEAAVAAAYAEAGLVPPRTVVWMDSPLGGALAARAIRHAVPVGELRQLVVGALPDAVLDRVESRLVQQIPERPDEPHDATDPDSTIDLAELKSQMFRAFYGLDSPREPLWGPLSEHLRSRLEARLGGPLHDPFGVVEPDEYLGVELWSELLKRLRPLEEQLSDALGAGVAGQLRGHLQHRLPDGVRRQLRAEVRDSWGVPPDPDAVMFRNRFGGWLDPWGGAYFVAVFSCALQIAGLDPSPRLDTLAAAMRAVGWWWPMQEAVVLTDRPTELSLDRSGGLLLAEYADGYRVAA